From the Drechmeria coniospora strain ARSEF 6962 chromosome 02, whole genome shotgun sequence genome, the window ACGCTGGCGCCGATCAGGGCCGACTTTACGTGAGCCTGGCACATGGCCGGTCAACGAGCGTACTCCACACGAGCTTCCACAAAGACTTACTGGCATGTCATCAGGACCCTCGGCACTATCGCAGGAATGCCTAGTCAGCTTTGTTCGACGAGGTCAACCTGCAGCCACGTACTCGTGGCGGTAGAGAGCCTCGCCCTTGGGGCCTGCTTCTGGTGCAATGCGGTCCAGAGCGTCCGACATGTCCGTCCTGACATCGGCATCCCCTGCATTTGGCCTTGGGTGTCAGGTTCCCTTCCACAATGTCGCATTCATAGGTAGGGCTCATCGCATACAGTTCTCGTTCAAGCTCAACGCACAGCTCGTATGTTGCACGAAGAGATTCAGAAGCCCGACTTTGTAGTCTCGAATCTCAGGCAAGGCAGATATGATCTCATCGGTGATGAGATAGGAGCCGCGCGACTTGGCCGGTAGGGAAAACTGCTTTTGAAACCAGGACATGATCCTGGCAGGCCGACGTTGGGCTGATGATGGCTGCTTCGGGTAGAATAGTACGGGAAACGGAGCGGATTGACCTGCAGATACGgaagaggcggcggccgccaagAGATGATTGAAAAAAGGACGACAAGAGTTCAGCCCGGAGATTTGGCTCGAGAAACGTCGTTGGATGGCAGAGGCAAGATTGACATCCATCAAGACTCCGTGGTGAAGTCGCTAGACAGATGGGTGGGGTACGCGTCGCTGGGGGTGGGTGGATAACGGCCGCCCAACACTGATAAATGAATGAACAACACAACCAGATATTCTAGAAACAAGCCATAC encodes:
- a CDS encoding UPF0047 domain protein codes for the protein MDVNLASAIQRRFSSQISGLNSCRPFFNHLLAAAASSVSAGQSAPFPVLFYPKQPSSAQRRPARIMSWFQKQFSLPAKSRGSYLITDEIISALPEIRDYKVGLLNLFVQHTSCALSLNENWDADVRTDMSDALDRIAPEAGPKGEALYRHDAEGPDDMPAHVKSALIGASVTIPIKDGKLATGTWQGIWYLEFRTSKHQRRIMATMQGEKKGERK